A genomic stretch from Methanomassiliicoccales archaeon includes:
- a CDS encoding ABC transporter permease, whose product MIDWRLNLRAVIGRAYPRIIGSFREPSWLFFDIFLPLLGIAAFAFYYQALGAPSVFIGFVILGGAMTAYWLNVLWSMAAQFYWEKEVGNLQLYLMAPMSRMSVLAGMALGGIFFTSVRALSTLTLGMLIFGIEIKIVSPGSLLIVFFLTLFALYGMGMMFSSLYLLYGRGIWHLSSVFQEPIYFVSGFYFPVKALGFWTALLASIVPITLGLDAMRQLIFAGQETMGFLPVNIEITVLVFLTIAFIYGARVALDFMENLGKREGRLTLRWQ is encoded by the coding sequence ATGATTGATTGGCGCTTGAATCTCCGTGCTGTTATCGGAAGAGCTTATCCACGAATCATTGGATCCTTCAGGGAACCAAGTTGGTTATTTTTTGACATCTTCCTTCCTCTTTTGGGAATCGCGGCGTTTGCTTTTTATTATCAGGCACTCGGCGCCCCTTCGGTTTTTATCGGTTTTGTGATTCTTGGCGGCGCGATGACGGCATACTGGCTCAACGTTCTTTGGAGCATGGCGGCACAATTCTACTGGGAGAAGGAAGTGGGGAACCTTCAGTTATACCTTATGGCGCCGATGTCGCGTATGTCTGTTCTTGCGGGTATGGCGCTTGGTGGTATTTTTTTCACATCGGTCCGCGCACTGTCAACGCTCACTTTAGGAATGCTGATTTTTGGCATCGAGATCAAGATCGTTTCCCCAGGTAGTCTCCTGATCGTTTTCTTCCTCACCCTTTTCGCACTGTACGGTATGGGAATGATGTTCTCCTCTCTGTACCTTCTCTATGGCAGGGGAATCTGGCATTTATCGAGCGTTTTTCAGGAACCGATCTATTTCGTTTCTGGCTTTTATTTTCCAGTAAAAGCACTTGGATTTTGGACGGCGCTTCTGGCTTCAATCGTTCCGATCACTCTCGGTCTCGATGCGATGAGACAGCTGATTTTCGCTGGGCAGGAAACGATGGGATTTCTACCGGTCAATATCGAGATAACTGTTCTTGTCTTTTTGACGATCGCTTTCATTTACGGCGCCCGCGTTGCGCTCGATTTCATGGAGAACCTCGGTAAGAGGGAAGGGAGGCTGACTTTGCGATGGCAGTGA
- a CDS encoding ABC transporter ATP-binding protein, with protein sequence MNNAVECRSLSRSFKGNAKQPLIIALDNINLDVREGELFGLLGPNGAGKTTLIKILATLLLPSSGKVTVLGYDVEREAHKIRPRINMVSGGEFSGYGLLTVKENLWMFSQFYGIPTKIAKRRIDELLHEFALADKADAKVRTISTGQRQRMNVVRGFVTDPDLIFLDEPTLGLDVNSSRTIRDYIRRWVRGQNGKTALITTHYMMEAEELCDRVAIIDRGRILACDSPYNLKRQVQRDAVFTLETTQFVDLDWIGQISGVKGYSGEINGERQKIRIVAEDESVLAEVIHVIAGKGVKVLSLTKAEPTLEDVFLQLVGRGLI encoded by the coding sequence ATGAATAATGCCGTTGAATGCAGATCTCTAAGTCGATCTTTCAAGGGGAATGCGAAGCAACCGCTGATCATTGCCCTCGATAACATCAATCTCGATGTTAGAGAAGGCGAGCTTTTCGGCTTGCTAGGCCCGAACGGTGCTGGTAAGACAACCCTGATCAAGATCCTTGCAACTCTATTGCTTCCTTCCTCAGGAAAGGTCACGGTATTGGGGTATGATGTGGAGAGGGAAGCGCATAAGATCAGACCTCGGATTAACATGGTTTCTGGCGGAGAATTTTCTGGATACGGGCTATTGACTGTGAAAGAAAATCTCTGGATGTTTTCGCAGTTCTATGGTATCCCAACCAAGATTGCAAAGCGAAGGATCGATGAATTGCTCCATGAGTTCGCGCTCGCAGACAAGGCAGACGCCAAAGTGAGAACGATATCGACAGGCCAACGGCAAAGGATGAATGTCGTCAGAGGTTTTGTGACCGACCCCGATCTGATCTTTCTTGATGAGCCAACGCTTGGTCTCGATGTCAATTCGAGCAGGACAATCCGAGATTACATACGAAGGTGGGTCAGGGGACAGAATGGAAAAACGGCGCTGATCACGACGCATTATATGATGGAGGCTGAGGAACTCTGTGATCGGGTCGCGATCATCGACCGGGGGCGCATTCTTGCCTGCGATTCGCCTTACAACCTTAAAAGACAAGTTCAGAGAGACGCTGTTTTCACTCTTGAAACAACTCAATTCGTCGATCTCGATTGGATCGGGCAAATCAGCGGCGTGAAGGGCTACAGTGGCGAAATCAACGGGGAACGGCAGAAGATTAGGATCGTTGCCGAAGATGAGTCCGTGCTAGCTGAGGTCATCCACGTGATCGCGGGAAAAGGGGTGAAGGTGCTCTCCCTCACCAAGGCGGAGCCAACACTTGAGGATGTCTTTTTGCAGCTAGTTGGAAGAGGACTGATATGA
- a CDS encoding 30S ribosomal protein S17e, giving the protein MGKIRPTYIKRVALELVKKYPKAFNDDFEHNKLLVEKLTDVYSPAMRNRIAGYVTRYWQQLEH; this is encoded by the coding sequence ATGGGAAAAATACGACCTACGTATATCAAGAGGGTGGCGCTTGAACTTGTCAAGAAGTATCCGAAGGCGTTCAATGACGATTTCGAGCACAATAAGCTGTTAGTAGAGAAACTCACGGATGTTTATTCTCCCGCAATGAGGAATCGGATCGCAGGTTACGTGACGCGATACTGGCAGCAGCTCGAGCATTGA
- a CDS encoding FAD-dependent thymidylate synthase codes for MRVKLLSYTKDAEKLCAAAAQSCYSEKPASELLVDIDDTRSGKIISKVVGMGHHSVIEHACYTFSVEGVSRALTHQLVRHRIASYSQQSQRYVSMDRADYVIPPSIEKDREMADEFKKLMDEIWKVYRRLSEKVDVEDARYVLPNACTTNITITMNARELLHFFSLRCCNRAQWEIREVADRMLAEVKRVSPAIFENAGPPCMRGPCPEGKMSCGKPRRDELKRLK; via the coding sequence ATGAGGGTCAAACTTCTTTCGTACACGAAGGATGCTGAAAAACTCTGTGCCGCGGCCGCACAATCTTGTTATTCAGAAAAGCCAGCGAGCGAATTGTTAGTGGACATCGACGATACTCGATCGGGCAAAATCATTTCAAAAGTTGTAGGTATGGGTCATCACTCTGTCATCGAGCACGCATGTTATACCTTTAGCGTCGAAGGCGTTTCGAGAGCACTGACACACCAGCTTGTGCGGCACAGGATTGCGTCATATTCGCAGCAGAGCCAGCGTTACGTCTCGATGGATCGCGCGGATTATGTAATTCCACCGAGTATCGAAAAAGACAGAGAGATGGCTGATGAATTCAAAAAACTGATGGATGAGATTTGGAAAGTGTATAGGCGATTATCTGAAAAAGTTGACGTAGAGGACGCGCGGTACGTGCTACCGAATGCCTGCACGACGAATATCACTATCACCATGAACGCGAGAGAACTTCTACATTTCTTTTCACTTCGCTGTTGCAATCGTGCTCAGTGGGAGATCAGAGAGGTCGCTGATAGGATGCTAGCTGAAGTCAAGAGGGTATCGCCGGCAATTTTCGAAAATGCAGGACCACCTTGCATGAGGGGACCATGTCCTGAGGGCAAAATGAGTTGTGGAAAGCCACGACGGGACGAGTTGAAAAGGCTTAAATAA
- a CDS encoding TraB/GumN family protein — protein MITLVGVGHVFNISEQVRQIIFSQRPKVVCVELDPHRYETLRNPEAARSMPIMYRMLAEVQKRMAREFGGEVGMEMIAATEAAKEIGAVVEFIDDDAVAIFERLWKEMPVKEKICLMFSAITGFFMTKGRIEKELERFEENGEDYLRLFGEQFPTIKRMLIDDRNRMMALRIEGACAHHGKVVAVVGDGHIEGIKKLLNKDEIKVFRLRDLREWPSHDEKKSPAGNAEASFHFTYSDQYL, from the coding sequence ATGATCACGCTTGTCGGTGTGGGGCACGTTTTTAATATTTCGGAGCAGGTGCGCCAGATCATATTCTCTCAGAGACCTAAAGTTGTCTGCGTTGAATTGGATCCCCACCGTTATGAGACTCTACGCAATCCTGAGGCGGCTCGGTCGATGCCTATTATGTATCGCATGCTCGCTGAAGTGCAGAAAAGAATGGCAAGAGAATTTGGCGGAGAAGTTGGAATGGAGATGATTGCTGCGACTGAGGCCGCAAAGGAAATCGGGGCAGTCGTCGAATTCATCGATGACGATGCGGTGGCGATTTTTGAAAGACTCTGGAAAGAAATGCCTGTCAAAGAAAAGATCTGCCTTATGTTTTCGGCAATTACTGGTTTTTTCATGACCAAAGGAAGAATCGAGAAAGAATTGGAAAGATTTGAGGAGAATGGAGAGGATTATCTCAGGTTATTTGGTGAACAGTTTCCGACGATCAAGAGAATGCTCATCGACGATCGTAATAGAATGATGGCACTGAGAATAGAAGGCGCATGTGCACACCATGGTAAAGTAGTGGCCGTCGTCGGCGATGGGCACATTGAGGGTATCAAGAAACTTCTGAATAAGGATGAAATCAAGGTTTTCAGGTTGCGGGATTTGAGAGAATGGCCATCACACGATGAAAAGAAATCGCCAGCTGGTAACGCCGAGGCATCGTTCCACTTCACCTATTCAGATCAATATTTATGA
- a CDS encoding HAD family phosphatase: protein MTKERRFDLVAFDMDGVLVDYPSSWTWIHDHFGVTNETSLEKYIHGEIDDIEFMRRDIALWKACKRDLSREDIERILTPLPLSEGIDETVRTLRNAGMKVVIVSGGIDVIAEKIKRIFGFDDYIANGLEYDENGCLTGEGILRVELTNKRQALDLFLKKWGIARNRVVSVGNSFVDVSMFEDCGLSIAFNPIDEIVVKKADVIIQSNDLRAVLPFIFEKPSQSPYPYSPINGTKTQPPRFI from the coding sequence ATGACAAAGGAAAGACGTTTCGATCTTGTTGCCTTTGATATGGATGGCGTTCTCGTCGACTATCCAAGCTCATGGACATGGATCCATGATCACTTCGGCGTGACCAACGAAACTTCGCTGGAAAAGTACATCCATGGCGAGATTGACGACATCGAATTCATGCGCAGAGACATCGCTCTCTGGAAAGCGTGTAAGAGAGATTTAAGCAGGGAAGATATCGAAAGAATTCTCACTCCCCTGCCCCTTTCGGAAGGCATCGATGAAACAGTCCGCACATTGAGAAATGCTGGGATGAAAGTTGTCATCGTGAGTGGGGGAATAGATGTTATCGCCGAAAAAATCAAGCGTATCTTTGGATTCGACGATTACATTGCAAATGGTCTCGAGTATGACGAAAATGGCTGCTTGACTGGCGAAGGAATTTTGAGGGTTGAACTGACGAATAAACGACAGGCACTTGATTTATTTCTGAAAAAATGGGGCATTGCAAGAAACAGAGTTGTGAGTGTAGGAAATAGCTTTGTCGATGTGTCGATGTTTGAGGACTGCGGTCTTTCAATCGCATTTAACCCGATTGATGAGATCGTCGTTAAGAAAGCTGATGTTATTATTCAATCGAATGATTTGCGTGCCGTTCTTCCTTTCATCTTCGAAAAGCCCTCTCAATCGCCGTATCCGTATTCACCAATCAATGGCACAAAGACACAGCCACCCAGGTTCATTTGA
- a CDS encoding protein-L-isoaspartate O-methyltransferase, which produces MDFDVERKRMIRSLIEKGYLTKPDVIKAMEKVPRHLFVPEGIRRSAYIDTPLSIGEGQTISAPHMVALMVETLDLHPGMKVLEVGGGSGYHAAVMGELVRPDGHVYSVERIESLAERAKRNLKEAGYDDIVTIVVGDGSKGLKEYAPFDRICVAAAAPGVPEPLKQQLADDGKLLVPVGGRWYQDLILVERKQNKYLQMNLGGCVFVPLIGEYGYGD; this is translated from the coding sequence ATGGATTTCGACGTCGAAAGGAAGCGAATGATTAGATCTCTCATTGAAAAGGGCTACCTCACAAAGCCTGATGTGATTAAAGCGATGGAAAAGGTCCCTCGGCACCTCTTCGTTCCTGAAGGTATTCGTCGAAGTGCATACATTGATACACCTCTTTCAATCGGGGAAGGACAAACAATCTCTGCACCGCATATGGTCGCGCTCATGGTCGAAACTCTCGATCTTCATCCTGGAATGAAGGTTCTCGAAGTCGGTGGGGGATCGGGCTATCATGCAGCGGTCATGGGAGAGCTTGTGAGACCAGATGGCCATGTGTATAGCGTCGAAAGAATCGAATCCCTCGCTGAAAGGGCGAAGAGAAATCTCAAGGAGGCGGGGTATGATGACATCGTGACGATCGTCGTTGGCGACGGATCAAAGGGCCTGAAGGAGTACGCGCCATTTGACAGGATTTGCGTTGCTGCGGCAGCTCCGGGTGTGCCTGAACCGTTAAAACAGCAGCTTGCTGATGATGGCAAACTGCTTGTACCAGTCGGCGGTCGGTGGTATCAGGACCTCATTCTCGTCGAGAGAAAACAAAACAAATATCTTCAAATGAACCTGGGTGGCTGTGTCTTTGTGCCATTGATTGGTGAATACGGATACGGCGATTGA
- a CDS encoding MBL fold metallo-hydrolase, whose translation MKETMVEILCEGMIRKAGGFVVEAHSSSILVYNDEMRAIVDTSSSAYREKLLSSLRNLGIGCNEIDVVVVTHLHHDHTGNNDLFARARFIAHANEYPPDHYMKISSDVDLFEGVHIVHTPGHTRGSISVFVESESRVAIVGDALPTRDNYAKWLPPAIHYDASEALESIKRIVGFADLVIPGHDRPFKIDR comes from the coding sequence ATGAAAGAAACGATGGTAGAAATCCTGTGCGAGGGCATGATCCGAAAAGCTGGTGGTTTCGTCGTAGAGGCGCACTCAAGTTCAATCCTTGTTTACAATGATGAGATGAGAGCAATCGTGGACACAAGCAGTAGCGCGTATCGCGAAAAATTGCTTTCTTCTCTCAGAAACTTAGGGATTGGATGCAACGAGATCGATGTCGTAGTGGTTACACACCTTCACCACGATCACACTGGAAATAACGATCTTTTCGCTCGAGCGCGATTCATCGCCCACGCAAACGAATATCCCCCCGATCATTACATGAAGATTTCTAGTGATGTCGATCTCTTTGAAGGCGTTCACATCGTTCATACGCCGGGGCACACAAGAGGTAGCATCAGCGTCTTCGTCGAGTCGGAATCGAGAGTTGCAATCGTAGGTGACGCGCTACCAACGAGGGATAATTATGCGAAATGGCTACCGCCAGCGATTCATTACGATGCGTCAGAGGCGCTTGAGAGTATAAAGAGAATAGTCGGTTTCGCAGATCTCGTGATTCCAGGTCACGACCGCCCGTTTAAAATCGACCGATAA
- a CDS encoding rhomboid family intramembrane serine protease has protein sequence MNSLSWIAIIIIVLSIFIGFTKRVSMTNSLIMGNLVVYFLTIISLEDFGFFAISPVQLELGFKPVYLITGENFYTLVTQMFVHSSIAHIFFNMLFLFLIGGHLELRIGKSRFFAIYLLAGLLGVLMESLVQWGSNVLIIGASGAISGAMGALLLLYPKEEIPMFLGPIFLPRVPVWLSVGTWFAIQVVMVFVDSGPIAYTAHVGGFLTGALLASAMSPGIKVAERKKPEASPFETSALESLATTEELKNALAIIREEKFEDVRKAWLEYFVKRARCPKCGSPLSFNRSQIRCTSCDFATVVR, from the coding sequence ATGAATTCTCTCTCGTGGATCGCGATCATCATCATCGTTCTTTCAATTTTCATCGGTTTCACGAAACGGGTCAGTATGACAAATTCGTTGATCATGGGGAATCTCGTTGTTTATTTTCTGACGATCATTTCACTCGAAGATTTTGGCTTCTTCGCGATCTCGCCAGTCCAGCTCGAATTGGGATTTAAGCCAGTGTATCTCATCACTGGAGAGAATTTTTACACTCTGGTTACGCAGATGTTCGTGCACTCGTCGATTGCCCATATCTTCTTCAACATGCTCTTTCTTTTTCTCATAGGCGGGCACCTCGAGCTGAGGATTGGAAAATCACGCTTTTTCGCGATTTATTTACTCGCTGGGCTGCTCGGAGTGCTGATGGAATCTCTCGTCCAATGGGGTTCAAATGTGTTAATTATCGGGGCCTCTGGCGCGATTTCCGGCGCTATGGGGGCACTTCTCCTTCTTTATCCAAAAGAAGAAATCCCGATGTTTCTGGGGCCCATTTTCTTACCTCGCGTACCTGTTTGGCTTTCCGTCGGAACATGGTTTGCGATCCAAGTTGTTATGGTTTTTGTCGACTCAGGACCGATCGCCTACACCGCACACGTCGGTGGATTTCTTACTGGGGCGTTGCTCGCCTCAGCAATGTCTCCTGGGATCAAGGTCGCCGAGCGGAAAAAACCTGAAGCGTCCCCCTTCGAAACCTCAGCGCTCGAATCTCTTGCGACGACGGAGGAGCTGAAAAACGCACTAGCAATAATAAGGGAAGAAAAATTTGAGGATGTGAGAAAGGCGTGGCTTGAATATTTTGTGAAGCGGGCTCGATGTCCAAAATGTGGATCTCCCCTTTCTTTCAACCGCTCTCAAATTCGTTGCACTTCATGCGATTTTGCGACGGTGGTTAGATGA
- a CDS encoding methyltransferase gives MRIDKQIQIAECPGVYPPREDTFLLLESIDVERDEEVLEIGCGTGIISIHCAMAGAIVTAVDIKEEAVQCTRSNAERNSVPVNVLRSDLFSAIRGRFDTIIFNPPYLPVNEDTDESISWAGGNDGVEILQRFLRSVPQFLKEAGRIFIVVSSLMNQDTLKELLAPFKVDFIARKKMFFEELAVLRLRVS, from the coding sequence ATGAGGATTGACAAGCAGATTCAAATTGCGGAATGTCCCGGTGTTTATCCGCCGAGGGAGGATACTTTCCTTCTGCTTGAATCAATTGATGTCGAAAGAGACGAGGAAGTCCTCGAAATCGGATGCGGAACCGGCATCATTTCGATTCATTGCGCGATGGCTGGCGCTATCGTCACCGCCGTCGATATTAAAGAGGAAGCCGTGCAATGTACGAGAAGCAATGCCGAAAGAAACTCTGTGCCTGTCAACGTCCTTCGTTCCGATCTCTTTTCAGCGATCAGGGGAAGATTTGACACAATCATTTTCAATCCACCTTATTTGCCTGTTAATGAGGATACGGATGAGTCAATTTCTTGGGCTGGAGGAAACGACGGTGTTGAAATCTTGCAACGTTTTCTCCGTTCGGTCCCTCAGTTTCTGAAGGAAGCGGGAAGAATATTCATCGTCGTTTCATCGCTCATGAATCAGGATACGCTGAAGGAATTACTCGCTCCTTTCAAAGTTGATTTCATTGCGAGGAAAAAAATGTTCTTTGAAGAGCTGGCCGTCCTTCGCCTCCGTGTCTCCTAA
- the gatE gene encoding Glu-tRNA(Gln) amidotransferase subunit GatE yields the protein MSKEAIIGLEIHQQLDTKKLFCSCDSALVDLEGGTFTRRLRPTQSELGDIDRAALAEAEKRMKFNYQAPRGVSCLVEADEEPPHDANRDAIEIGLTIASLLNATPVDEIHFMRKIVIDGSNTTGFQRTALIAVDGSIEINGRKISIPTICLEEDAARKIETKSGEVTYRLDRLGIPLIEIATGPELRTPEEVKIAAQKIGSVLRATKRVKRGIGTIREDLNISISGGARVEIKGVQELRMLPIYVSKEIERQKMLLEIREILRSRSAPQVTPHFFDCTEIFRDTKSKIVRSSISSGGKVLVLPLKGFAGVLKSADNRFRLGAELAQHARARGAGGIFHTDELPAYGIDEAAVATVRKTLGLEENDAFVMCVDLPTKVERILEAVASRAGYALIGVPEETRDPLPDGTTAYSRPLPGAARMYPETDVRPITVDAELITRIKERLPELPESKVKRFVSQYGIHEQQAEQIIREGFEEIFEEIASKWGLGSIAAKTLLSTFPELEREGVGVYSIDDDRIKEIFQALHDNRFAKEALPDILRLVAKGIPLQKTIEDLGLKTISMNEAVAIIEQIVEQRRDFIKERKMNAMGPLMGEVMSQLRGKIDGKIASELLRKVITRIIGD from the coding sequence ATGAGTAAAGAGGCGATCATCGGCCTCGAAATCCATCAGCAGCTCGATACAAAGAAACTCTTCTGTTCGTGTGATTCAGCACTTGTTGATCTCGAAGGTGGTACTTTCACGCGGAGGTTGAGGCCGACGCAGAGCGAACTAGGCGACATCGATCGGGCAGCACTCGCCGAAGCAGAGAAACGCATGAAGTTCAATTACCAAGCGCCTCGCGGTGTCTCGTGCCTTGTAGAGGCGGATGAGGAACCGCCTCACGACGCGAATCGAGATGCGATTGAGATTGGTTTGACAATCGCCTCTCTATTGAACGCAACACCGGTCGATGAGATACATTTCATGAGAAAAATCGTCATCGACGGATCGAATACGACGGGCTTTCAGAGGACTGCCCTCATCGCGGTCGACGGCTCGATCGAGATCAATGGTAGAAAGATTTCAATTCCGACAATCTGCCTTGAAGAGGATGCCGCAAGAAAGATCGAAACGAAATCCGGCGAAGTTACGTACAGGCTCGACCGCCTCGGCATCCCGCTTATTGAAATCGCAACAGGCCCGGAGCTTCGCACGCCAGAGGAGGTCAAGATTGCTGCGCAGAAGATCGGATCGGTTTTGAGGGCGACGAAGCGTGTGAAGCGCGGAATCGGCACAATACGCGAGGATCTCAATATTTCAATTTCAGGTGGAGCGAGGGTCGAGATCAAAGGGGTTCAGGAGCTCAGGATGTTACCGATCTACGTTTCAAAGGAGATCGAAAGGCAGAAGATGTTACTCGAAATCAGGGAAATACTCCGGTCGCGATCAGCCCCACAAGTCACTCCTCATTTTTTCGATTGCACCGAGATTTTCAGGGATACAAAATCGAAGATTGTCCGATCATCTATTTCGTCGGGCGGAAAGGTTCTCGTTCTCCCATTGAAAGGATTTGCCGGCGTGCTCAAGAGCGCGGATAATCGTTTTCGCCTTGGCGCGGAGCTTGCGCAGCATGCGAGGGCAAGAGGAGCTGGAGGAATCTTTCATACAGATGAATTGCCTGCTTACGGGATCGATGAAGCCGCGGTCGCTACCGTAAGGAAAACGCTTGGACTCGAGGAAAACGACGCGTTCGTCATGTGCGTCGATCTGCCAACAAAGGTGGAAAGAATTCTCGAGGCCGTTGCATCACGTGCTGGATACGCTTTGATCGGCGTGCCTGAGGAAACTCGTGACCCGTTGCCCGACGGAACGACCGCATACAGCAGGCCATTGCCTGGGGCAGCCAGGATGTACCCTGAAACCGATGTTAGACCGATTACCGTCGACGCCGAATTGATCACACGTATCAAAGAGAGATTACCAGAGTTGCCTGAATCCAAGGTTAAGCGCTTCGTGTCGCAATATGGCATTCATGAGCAGCAGGCCGAGCAGATTATCAGGGAGGGGTTCGAAGAGATTTTCGAAGAAATCGCCTCGAAATGGGGCCTCGGAAGCATCGCTGCGAAAACGCTGTTGAGCACCTTCCCTGAGCTTGAGAGGGAAGGTGTTGGTGTTTACTCAATTGATGATGACAGAATCAAAGAGATATTCCAGGCGCTTCATGATAACAGATTTGCGAAAGAAGCGCTTCCGGATATTCTTAGATTGGTCGCAAAAGGCATTCCTCTTCAAAAGACGATCGAGGATCTCGGTTTGAAAACGATTTCGATGAACGAGGCAGTGGCGATTATCGAACAGATCGTTGAACAAAGAAGAGATTTCATCAAAGAAAGGAAAATGAACGCGATGGGGCCGCTCATGGGTGAGGTTATGTCACAGTTGAGAGGCAAGATCGATGGCAAGATCGCAAGCGAATTGCTGAGGAAGGTGATTACGAGGATAATTGGAGATTAG
- the gatD gene encoding Glu-tRNA(Gln) amidotransferase subunit GatD: MSYSNLAFNILRKSGAEEGDHVVIETDNRVFEGILMPHHEFSDPDVVVIKLRSGYNIGVRVSEDTKITTIRKVEKKEKHLKKRETHAEKKDVAIIGTGGTIASYVDYRTGAVHPALTAEELVSAVPEIAEICNVQAKVLFSIFSENMTVEKWQAIAEAVADRMREGAEGCIIPHGTDTMGYTAAALSFMFENLPRPVILVGAQRSSDRPSSDAYTNLIAAARFAVESDVAETCVLMHESPSDTSALIHRGTKVRKMHTSRRDAFKSINSKPIARVNFEGGIEYLAPYWKKNSHPVSLKTEMEENVALLFFYPGMSPSKFERILLEHKGVVIAGSGLGHVSSDMVRLIARTIRSGTVVVMTSQCLYGRVNLNVYDTGRDLLAAGVIPGEDMLPETAYVKLMWVLAHASSEKEIESMMRQNLRGEISQRRELDE; the protein is encoded by the coding sequence ATGAGTTACTCAAACCTAGCATTCAATATCCTCAGAAAAAGCGGAGCCGAGGAAGGCGATCATGTCGTCATCGAGACTGATAATAGAGTTTTTGAGGGAATCCTCATGCCTCACCATGAGTTTAGCGATCCTGATGTCGTTGTCATCAAGTTGAGAAGTGGCTACAACATTGGTGTGAGGGTTTCTGAAGACACGAAAATAACTACAATCAGAAAGGTTGAGAAGAAAGAGAAGCATCTTAAAAAGAGAGAAACGCACGCGGAGAAAAAGGATGTTGCGATCATTGGAACTGGTGGGACGATCGCAAGTTATGTTGATTATCGTACTGGGGCAGTGCATCCTGCGCTGACGGCCGAGGAACTTGTTAGTGCGGTTCCTGAGATTGCAGAGATATGCAATGTCCAGGCGAAAGTCCTTTTTTCAATTTTCAGCGAAAACATGACTGTCGAGAAATGGCAGGCAATCGCAGAGGCTGTGGCTGACAGAATGCGTGAAGGTGCGGAGGGATGCATCATTCCCCATGGAACTGACACAATGGGATATACTGCGGCGGCGCTTTCTTTCATGTTTGAAAACCTTCCGCGGCCCGTGATCCTTGTCGGTGCACAGCGATCTTCTGATCGCCCCTCGTCCGATGCGTACACGAATCTAATTGCAGCGGCGAGATTTGCAGTCGAATCGGATGTTGCTGAGACATGCGTGCTCATGCACGAATCGCCGTCAGATACTTCGGCTTTAATTCATCGCGGTACAAAAGTAAGGAAGATGCATACGAGTCGGCGGGACGCTTTCAAGAGCATCAACAGCAAACCTATTGCTAGGGTTAATTTTGAAGGAGGAATTGAGTATCTCGCGCCATATTGGAAAAAGAACTCTCATCCTGTTAGTCTGAAAACTGAAATGGAGGAGAACGTCGCACTTCTCTTTTTTTACCCGGGTATGAGCCCGTCAAAGTTTGAAAGGATTCTTCTAGAGCACAAGGGAGTCGTTATTGCAGGTTCGGGGCTAGGGCATGTATCATCAGATATGGTGCGATTGATCGCGAGGACGATCAGATCGGGGACGGTCGTTGTCATGACCTCTCAGTGCTTGTACGGTAGAGTGAATCTCAATGTATACGATACGGGGAGAGATCTGCTCGCAGCTGGTGTGATTCCCGGGGAGGACATGCTTCCAGAAACGGCATACGTAAAACTGATGTGGGTACTTGCTCACGCCTCGTCGGAGAAGGAGATCGAGTCAATGATGCGGCAGAATCTCCGCGGCGAGATCTCGCAGAGGAGGGAACTCGATGAGTAA